The segment CGCACATTCACGTTTCAACTGTCGTCGACTCGAGAGCAAGCGGTAACCATGCTCTCGATTGGCGGACCCCGTTCTAACTCGTGGTGCACTTTTCTGCTGCTGGTGCTAGTGGTTATCTGTGCAATTTCCCGCGAAGGACACGCTTCGGTTTTCTACTCTAAACACACACTGCCGATACCGATCTACCGGTCGTACTTCGACTCAGTTGGAGAGCATAAAGTGATGAACAATCGCTATGAAACCAATGTTATAATCCAGGAGGATATTCTAGTGCGAAAGCGATGCGAGTGCATTCCACGGTTCATGTGTCGTTCGCCGCGGAACATCATAAAACTGCAAAAGTAAGTACCGACATGTCAAATTACATCACCGATATCCACAAACACTCTATGTCACTTGAGCTTGACGTCCAAAGACTAGCGTGTTATTTATAGTAATGATCAATATTTAATCCAAAACATCTAATTTTGGTGTtcatttcttctttctttttgcTGCTGTTTCCACAGCCGAGACTGCCACCATCGCGAGAAAGTATGCTGCGAAATTTAGGAGGAGCTGGTGGTAAGCGCGGTGCTAATGACTCTTTCAGACAGGGCGGCTATGAGGCGGCATCAATGTTCACACTGCATTTAATCCGAAGCAATATCAAATCTCCTTCAAGCTCAAGTGTTTTACGAGACGATTATGTCTAATACGCGCCTGCCTGTTGGCATAAATATCTATACGCTGCGCTTTAAGTGAATACCAAAAAGAAAACTGGTTCGAAAAAAACCGCAAACGCGTTTCATTGTTTTAACCTATAAACAGAGTCCATTGCAAAAATAGAAGGAAAACTCACCAGAATGTTTTTCCTTGTCGACATCGGCGAAATCGAGAGATGAATTTTTGCTGAGAAAGCGGGTTGCGCACATGGAGTCTTTAGCGCTGTGCTGGTTGTACACGGTTCGGAGGCCCCAGTTCCACTGGAGCTCGGGTGCAATCCAGGTGAGCAGGTCATCCGCCCGTAGAATCACCTTGTCGGAAATAGCCAGCACTTCGTCCTGAAAAAAGTGGATATTGTAGGATGCATTAACGGCAATCGTAATTATGTGTAACAAAATTCTAGTCCTCCTAAATAGATGATTAAAGTTACAACTTAGTGTGCCGGGCTTCGCACGTCCGGCGTCATTTTCTCGCGAACAAGTATGTTTGCACAAATGTTATCTTCTAATTTTCTACAGATACATACGTGAGTCAACGCGAATTATGTACCTATGTACAATGAAACAGATCCGCAGCAGACAAATATGCTTACAGATAAGTTAAGATGTTGGGAACTGATTATGGCAGCAAAGTTTTGGCCTTCCTCAGTCGCCAATGAAAGGATTATGGTTTCATTTCAAAAGTATTTTTTAAAGTTACGCCTTACAGGGTAACATCATGTAAACCAATTGAC is part of the Sabethes cyaneus chromosome 2, idSabCyanKW18_F2, whole genome shotgun sequence genome and harbors:
- the LOC128734169 gene encoding uncharacterized protein LOC128734169; the encoded protein is MLSIGGPRSNSWCTFLLLVLVVICAISREGHASVFYSKHTLPIPIYRSYFDSVGEHKVMNNRYETNVIIQEDILVRKRCECIPRFMCRSPRNIIKLQNRDCHHREKVCCEI